From Osmerus mordax isolate fOsmMor3 chromosome 7, fOsmMor3.pri, whole genome shotgun sequence:
cagggttgaagaaTACTGATTTCATGGAAAGAGCTAGAAGTTTGTATGCATCGAATGTTGAATTGGCAGCTCACATCCACTCCTACCCtagtctctcctttccctctcgaTCTCACAGTTTTACTACTAGGATAATATTAGAACAAGGTCCCATTTATAAACTTTGAAGATGACTGCTCAGGCAGTGAACTTACCCACATTAAGGAACTAGAACATGCTTCCTGTCTCACCACTGACTCCATCACGTTATTGCCACCACTAGTGAGGATAAACCGGCTTGTTAACTAAGAACATTCAGCAAAATATCAGCCCTATATAACCACCAGATCCTCTCATGCGTATGTCAGTCAAGACACGGTAGAGTAGCtaactgtaaatgtaatatgtttTTAAGTCTTTCTGCTGCTAGTAAATGGTTTAGACTTGATTCAATTATGTTGGGGTAAGAGGGTCCCAACATAAGGCAAGAGCCTTATGTTGGTTGTTGAAAAGTCCTAACATTACTCTTATCAGCCCTTGTGCCTTCCTGTGTTATTCTCCCTGACGGCATGGCTGTTTGTCTCTTCTAGGCTGGAGACCGTGTACAGTGACTCTATCCGCAAAGCCGAACTGGAAGCCCGCTTGCAGTATCTGAAGGTGATTGTTTTCCCTGTTATGCCCTGCTCTTGTCCAGACAGCGCAGACTACGTAACTGCTGTCTGGGTAAAGTGATTCTGTGTGGCGGTATAACCAAAACAAGGAAAGAAACAGCCCTCCCACCATGCTGAATGCTAGATTTAGACCAATCACCACCTGTTTCCCTAAACCCCCACCTGTCTCAGCTGTAGCGGCTGCTGTTTCCAGCATGCTTTCTGCTGGGTTCAGCACTGAGACCCCCGGCACAAGTGGCTCCATTCTCACTCTTAACTGTTGAAAGTTAGCTTTTTAGTGAAGTGTCTCAAGTGAGAAGACTTTCCTCAAGATGACAGCAACTGTCCCCAACCTAGTCCATCATTGCACCATAAGCGATCATTGTGACAAGAACATTACTGCCTTGTCAATCATTCTGTTTCATGGTTTTATCCAGCAAATGTCTAACGTTGGTTTgactttgatttgtttttattaGCAAACCCTTCATGAGAAATGGGACGAATACAGATCACTGATGATGCAGGAGCAGAGGCTGGTTCACGGTAAGTCAGACCCTTGGGCGTGAACAGATATGTGCTCTCAAGGGCATAATAAAGATATGACATGTTTTAAAAAGAAATGGAACAAAACCAGGTGATTCTAACAGTTCCTTATGTCCTGCAGGGATAGTGATGAGCGATGCGTCTGTCTATGAGTCCCTGGAGTCAGCAGGAGTGTATGGGAGTCTGGGAGCCCCCAGCCCCGCTGCCATGCGAGCTCTCCGCTGCACTGGCAGCACCAGTAGCAGCGCCAGCCACCTGAGTGCCGCCACAGACGCCACGGATGACCCCCTCTATCAGACTTGCCTGTACCAGGGCGGTGAAGGCCACACCGATGACGCCGCCAACAACAACACGGAGGAGCAGAAGCAGAAGGAGCTCCCCCCTCAGAGGCGCCTGATCCGGCCCGCCAGCGAGCTCTTCACCTCGGCCAAGACCCACCTGACTCGCAGCGCCAGCACACGCAGCTACCTGCGAggcccttcttcctcctcgACATCCACAGGGccaggagagaagcagggagggttCGGTGCTCTGCAAAGGAAACCCAAGCAGAAGAGCTTCCGCCGGCGTCTTCTCAAGTTTATCCCTGGCCTCAACCGAgcgctggaggaagaggagagcaagtTCTGAGGGAGGAGTGGAACTGCAAACCCAAAGACCTGCTTGAACAGACCCAAAGACTTGACGTTGACTATCAGATCGAACTCTAAATCCAAAGATTCCAAAAAAGTGCCAAAGAGTATGAGAACAAATGTTACACAGTGATATTGCTCTATAATTGATCGGTTTGGAACTAATAGTTCTGAAGTCCAACAATTGTCTTATGGGGTTTCACCCTTATCGTACATACCGTTGTTAATGTTTCTATATTGTTATGtaagttatttatttattttgagtcATGTACAGAATTGAAGgatttttttgtgtattttgtttTGTCGAGGTGTTGAAATGCCTTTTGAGAGTAATTTTGTAAGAAACAAACCTGATACTAGTTTTTTGTACTTATACAGATTGTTCCTTTGTTGTCTAgccaaaacatttaaaataaatgtgtgcCATTTGATGCCTTTCTTAAATAGCTTCTTTAAATCTAAAACTGATGCTGGCTTTGTCCACTAAAATACAAAGTAACTGGAAACTACAGCTGTTTCAGAGTCTGCTGCTGCCCTTTCATGCATTGGTTAGTTAACTAATTGCGAAAACCAACATATCACTCAAATCAATGAAGCCGGTATGTGTTTTTGTCTCACAAGGCTCCTAATTATGTTCTTCATTTACAGCTCTTTACGGTTAAAAAGTTTATTGCCTCCAGGATGGAGATGAATGTAGTAGGGGGAGAGATTGGTCATGATGTGGTGTTTCTACATTCCCCTGATTCTTAGACTGTGGTTGTCAGGGGCATCCAGAAAGAAGCCTCTTGTATTTGGCCTGACACAGTTAGTTGTTTGGTGAGAATACACAGGAATGTGAGGAAAAAGGCCTGGCATTCCAAACCCAACCGCCTTCTTTCAGTTTTTGCAGGCAACTGCTGAACCCTCCTGCTCCATGTTCCCACATTCCCATGTTGGGGTTTCAGATGactgggggggtgcaggaggggTGAGTGTGCCATGGAGCTTTTCATTCCAGGGTCACAGCTGACCAATGAGGTCATGGTGGTCACTCTCACTCTGCACTCTAATCCCTTTTGTCCTCTGCCATTCATTCACAGTTGCATCACGACTGCTGATGTTGGTGTGCAATGGTATCTCAGCCATGTGTTAGGCCAGGCCCACTCAAAGCCCCCCTACCTCACCCCCCGTTGtcgtgagggaggtggggtgccATGTAATCTGATGTAAGGGATTGTTACGCAAGTTTGGTGACGCTCAAATATATTTAAGGGAGAATGGGCCTTTCACATAGTATGAATGCATAATGAAAGGGGTAATTAGACAGGATGGTGACGACTCAACCATGATGCTGAATGGGCCGTCTCACCAAAACAAAGAGCATGCAGTTGGTGCAGGGCAATTAACACAGCGGGAGGTTGGACTGGGGAGCTGGTCTGAGGATGAGCAGGAGTTTGTATATCAACCCACTCTTCTCTCTTTTAAACTcaaaagtgtttgtttgtgctctGAAGTGGcagttaaaaaaaagttttgagtCAGACTGTGTTCCTTATTTAGTTATGTCTGTCCAACAATGACTCACTGTTGTCCTGGAAACCTCAGTTCTGTTTGAACATTGGCCACATGTCTACTGTTGAACAAGCGGATGTTATATAGTCAAACAGAAAATATTGCTTCATAAACCTGGAGACAGCAGCACCAGAGAAATGGAAGAAACCGTTTCAAACCACACTTATCAGACAAAGAATTGTGTTGATAAGATGTTAACTCTAAAAAGGAAGTTGGTAAACATCCTTGGCAACAGTTTAGCCACTGTACTGCTGCAACTGAGACAAAAGTTATTTGACAGGCCGGACGAGCGTAGCGGGTGTCATGTTCAGACTTGGTGCCTACAGCCAAATAGACATTCGTTCAAAATGGGCAGATGCTCCTCTGGCTGGTCGCTGAGTGAAGCCCAGTGGTCTGCTCATGTGATCCCATGCATAGAAAAGGCTcatgttgagactttcataggTGGAGACAGATACTTAACAACGTAACCTTTTTGCTAACTTGAAAACAAACTTTGAAAGTTTAGTGTAGGTGGCTGGTACAAAGTGTTTAGACtttgtggttgtgtctgtcttAGAATTCAGAGATGAGGCTTGCGTGGGTTACCATGTAGGCAGACAGGATGTGGGTGATGATTGGGCCAGATATCCACCCTCTGGATTACACAATAAAAAATGTAGATAACATGCATTGTGGTTGTGTTCATGGGATGAAGAAAGAAACTAAAAGTGAGTGAGTACATGAGAATAAGAAGGAAGACAAGAATACAAAAAGGATGGATAAAGAAGTACCTTGCTTGAATAAACTTTTGTGATTGGCAGCTTGGAAGCTGAAGGCTTTTGTAGGGTTTTGGAGATTGGACCTTTCTGTTAGGAGTTGTTTGCGTTGATCACCTTTTGTGGCTCTCATTCAAATAGATGGAGAGCGGCGGAGTAAATGATTATctaaacacatagacacacacacggacagacacccacactcacagttTCCCACCCAGTGGTGTGACAGGTGTGAATGTTACTCTATATGATTATTTCCCTGTGCCGTTCAACAGTTATCCAGGCTTGACTGTTGAGCTGATCTCTGAGATTAAGTCCTAGAAGAAACGCAACAGCTGCAAGTCGTCCAGTTTAAACCCAATCAGCAGAGAGGGAATCCATATGTTATTCAGTAAACTGAATTTATGATAACATTGTAGAGTAAACTTGATGAACTAGAAGTTTGACCTTTGAATGAGTTGGCTACTTCCAAAATTCAGTCACTTTCAGTAGGAAGTACAATCTATTGTTACATTCAGGTTCCTCTTTTACATAGTTTATTAATGCTTGCTTAAAGGAGTAGTGGGTGTTGGGGCCAAACTGCCATTGTCTCACCTCAAGAAGTGTGCCACATCTCACCAGAGATTGTATGATATTAATGACATTGATAAACCTAATTGTTTTGCTTGGAATTTGACTGTGTTTGCACCTGGTGTCTTTTTAAATATGTAGATGAATGCTACACCAGAGGCCCTTTGCATGATGTGCAACTGCTGTGGTCATTAGTAACAAGGTAGACATAGTCAAATACTATCCCAGCAATGACCTCAAGACACTGTGCATTGTCCACCAAATttcaaagagaaaaaaagttctAACTTACAATAACAGGAAATAATTGAAAGGAGAAACATCTTACAGAACTGGACATACTTTGTAAATCTAAAGGAACACTACATGCAAATGTATTCACATTTGTGTCAAGGAAATGTAAAATTGAAGATAACTAGTGTTGTGTTTCACTTAAATTTATACAATGACATACATCATTTTCATAGAAATTCTCTCATTGAAAGTTAATGTGCTATTGTCGTGTAAAGTTTCACTTGCGCTCAGCATACTTTGTCTCAATGAAACAAAAAGAAACGTGGAGATCTGAGGAGGTTTGGCTGTATCTTAAAGACTACAGCTAGAGACAGAAGAAAGGAAGCAACAAACAGTAACCATTTCCTGTCTGCAGTGGGAGGAAGTGATAGGGCTCAAGCCGTTCTGGACTACAGTTCATTACAGGGGATGTTGAACAAATAATATGAATTCaatacagtacagcacagcacagccagcTCCACACTTCTCAATCTCAGAGACTGGAAACAAGAGCGTCTGTGTGTCAGGAACACTGTGTTACAGGCTGCTGCTCTGTTTGTCCATGAGGAGAAAGGATGTTGACTCACCAGGGTTTTCCAAGAGCCAACTTCCGGAGAGCAGAAAAGAGTATGGAGCCCCAAGATACTGTACTGTGCGCTTTCAATTAGAGGTCATTTTATCCAGGCTTGCAACTGTAGTCATCTGTTTGCATATCGCTTGAATGTGAAATAGGTAACAGTCTTCCACAATACAATAATATTCTGCTCATTGCAGTAGTAAATATTGCAGGAAATAAATCTTAAATTATTATTACAGTAAAGTCTGCTCATCCGTACTGTGGGTACATAGGTACTATCTACATGGGTAGTTGtggagggggtcagggggggccAGTGCCCTAGTGACAACAAGCTTGGATCCCCTTCTGGCTCCCCTAAATGTAGAGTCTGATTGTGCATTTTCCAGAATTATATGTGCATTTTATATTGCTCACAACAAAAATTGCATTTCtgatattagctgatattaggACAGCCCATGCCATCATATTAGCAAGAGGAATGAGTCATCTGTCATAGTAAATAACTTCAACTTCAACATCTCTGATCCCAGAATGTTGTGACAAGATAATGACGACAGTGAAAGTCAGATTCGGAACTAAAGAAGTGATGCAATTACTAACGTTGTTCATGCATTCAGATTATGAACAACTGTCACAAGAGAAAAGGAGATGTGACTGATGTCTGGCTGATGTGGGAGGACTGCTGCTGTCACTGTTATATTCATTAGGTTTCAGATCCTGTGATCGTTATCTGTGACCTCAGAGCGTGTAAAGGTCACATGCACTGTTCTAATTATTCTCATTATCTGTCTGCCCAATTAATTCATTGTATTCACACATCTGATGCTGTACACCACATTCCCCAAAAAGGATAGGAGGTGGGTGATTCCAGATGATTGTTTCAATAGAGTGTCTGGTATGGTATCACGGATCCTAGCCTTCATCTGGTCTCCATACTATTCCCTGGGTGCAGTGAAAGCAGTTTTCACTTTGTATTTAACACAAGAACAGATGGTGACAGTACTGTGCCCTCAGATGAAACTAGAAATGCAATGCATGTTGAACAGAGACCAATTTCCATTGGAATCACTTTTCTGTTCTTCAAGTCAGCATAACCAAAATACTGCAGATGAGTTGAGGTGACATACGTTTTTATTAAAAGCCCCCAACTTATTTCCAATCATTCTCTTAATTATATACATGGGGATGGTGACCTTGAGCGGGTCCAGGAAACTTTGAGACAATAACACCACTATTTCATCCTTGAGTTGTAACTGGAACCGCAACAAGGAAAAATTCAAAGAAGGAAAAAATTTGCTGATGAAAAGTCGCCAAAGACTGACAGCAGCCAACATTGtgctggtgtgtctgtctgtgtgtgcttgagtgtgtgtgacagtcagcGATGGCTATTGTCCCGGACCTGGAGAggaatcaaaacaaaaacatgtcaCAGGGCCATCACTCTGGCTCTCTCAGAGTCTAGGGCAAGGGGGCGTTCTGGGTGCCTCCCCTTTCCTGGCAAGGCACAGTGTTCAGACCTCTTATAACACTTCCTGACTCTTTTCCTGTGGGACCTTGGGAAAATGATTTCAAAGAATTCGCCCTGGTCCACACCTTAGGAAGCCACCACAGGGACCATTGTGTTTTGGTCTTATATTTGTGACTGATGAATACCtatctattttttttaaatatctgaaactGAACTAAATGTATTCTCACCCCAACTTGTCCCTCCAGCACGTAATTTGAATGCTTGCATTTAAATAGTTAAACCCAGATCTAACCAGAACAGCAATGACATCAGAAGATCTGGACCTCAGAATTAAACAATTTTTGGATCCCTCACATGGCTACATAAGCCCGGTTGTGTGCCTCTGGTTGTGTGGGCAGTGGAAGGGGGAGGAATGTGATCGTGGGAGAGGATTCAATAGAGGCTGTCTTGCAACCTACAGAACAATAGCAGAAAAGATGTTTTGTTGAAGCCAGAAGAGAGAACACATTATTTCAAATGTGGCGTGGTGAAATGTCCATGAGGAATACAGGCTTctgttgtgtgtggatgtgagtgaTTATTACTATGTTTGTCAGAACATCATCAGATAGAGGTGGATCCATTGTTCTTATTCTAAAGGCTGTCTTGGATTTGTTTAACATGTACGCAGGAGGAACATGGTTTATGCAGTACCATTTTTTAAATGCATCCCTCCATAGAATGAATATGTCCATTCAAACAAAAGTACTGATAGTTTAGCTAACTTTTTTCTGACTAAGTTTTAACTTGTATTTACAGTATCTGGTGTGATTCACAAAACTCTTAAGTTTCCCCATGAGGCAATTTATTTAAAATCTGTAAACTTCAACCTCCCCTTACATGTATTCATACTGCCCTCCAGTGGACAACCTGGTTACATGGTCTGGTGCTTTTCAGGAAAATGGCTCAATCCAGAATTAGTTGCTGATGTGTTAGAGCAGGAGGTGAATCAGCCAATATGTTATTTTCAGAACAGAAAATTGGCGCTAAATGGGTCTATAAAAAGTTCCATGACACCAGCAATATGTCAATATGTGAAATGTATTCAGATGTTTCAGCTCGATATTCAGTACACTTTATGGAGTTAGACATAACTGAAGTTCAGGAAAAGAAGACCAGACCACAACGCCTCCTTCCCTCTAACTGTATTCTGTGTCAGCCACAGCTGAAGGTTAGGAGCAAGCCGACCACACCTCAACTCATCCCTTTACACTCATTTACTACCATACAGATACTCCTCAATCTCTCCATCTTGGTGTTCTCACGTTTTGTTACCCTACCACCACCCCTCTTCTAAGCTTCTCCCTGGTCTCAGGCTCTTCTATCCAGGCACCCCTGGGGGTTTTGCTCGTGCTTCAGCTCAGCCGTGACCCTAAGGACTCCACCACACCCCGAGTTCCCACCTGGATGCCTaccttggctctgctaccagcctcttcATCCACTGGGCTCGGTGTGCTACCGGCCCTATCATCATTCTTCTAATAAAAATCGTAAACATTTATTTGTTGGTGTGTCATTGCACTCATAAAGTGCCAAATATTAAAGACTGGATGTGATTTGTACCCATAAACATGTATAGCCATGCACATGACTAATTATTTGATCTCTAAAATATCATGTTTGCACACAGGTGCAACACTATGCTATAACTAACACTTTGGATAAGTTTGCTAAATAACATCAATTTTGTATACATTTCAACAAACTAAATGCTTTGTAGCCTATTTGCGGCACTTTATATTACTAGGCGACACTGCCAAATAAAACTTACTGCCCAATATCAGTTTCACCCATGGGGCACATCTGGGTGTCCATGCACATGTCATATGGTTATACAAAGCTGAGGGTGTTGTGTTTAAGGTCAGTAGGGGCAGGGAAGTGGGCTATGCCAGCGTGGGAACATATAATTTATGTTTTCTAAATTTAAAACATCTCTGttggtatttacatttagtcatttagcagacgctcttatccagagcgacttacagtaagtatttaCTTGCaatttattttttccttttttttgagCAGAGAGTGGAACCTGAGAGCACAAGTGatcacgttttttttttctttttgaaagAGTGACGACTTGATCGGTCACATTTTTTCAATATTTTCAATATTTTTCCTATCTATGATCTTTGCCTTGTTACATAAGACAGTCCAAAGACCGACGAACAAGTGAGCTCACGTCTGTCTTGCTATGAGTCACACCAGCAAAGTCTGGCAGTTTTACTAAATGAACCATGGATATTCCATCCACTCTATAACCATATCATCCTATCTTCAGGGGGAAGGTACAGTTATTACAGGATTCAGATCATTTGTTCATATCAAGTCTGTGTTGACTGCTGTGATACAGAGAGGTGGTGCTCAACAATATTTTTGCTCCAGATCATCCTTTTCCATTTATCTCTTCTTTCAATGTggagtcaaatggctgagcggtgagggagtcggtcttgtaatctgaaggttgccagttcgattcccggtcatgccaactgacattgtgtccttgggcaaggcacttcaccctacttgcctcgggggaatgtctctgtacttactgtaagtcgctctggataagagcgtctgctaaatgactaaatgtaaatgtaaataaatgtaaatgtactcaagAAACTGCATTGAGAAGATTTGAGCGTGTCAGAGGGAAAGGTTCTTAATGTGCAGAATATTCAGCATAGTTTACAGAACTAAACAGCTGCTTAACTCATCTCACTGGTCAACAGATGGTGgtcctgtgcatgtgtgttatgtttgtgtgtgtgtgtgtgtgtgtgtgtgtgtgtgtgtgtgtccaaggtgGTATATGCATCAGCATGCTACTTGTAAATCTGATGTGGTTCTAGATCTTTAGATCTAGAATTCCTACAAGTCATAAGAGCCAACCACCAATGTTACAAACAGTTCTGTCATTCTTGACATCTCAGTAAACCATCACTAGATTGAATGTACAGTATActttatgtgtatgtatatagattgcatgtatacagtatatgaaaAAAATGGTATTCCCCAAGAGGAACATCTGATTACCAACTCATGTTAATTGTCTCTTGTGTTGTCTTTATGCCAAATTAGTCTGCAACTCAAACCCGCATCTACCAGCCCCAGCTCATTTAGTGACTAATAGCTTGTACCCCCGGGAGCTGTGTCATGAATGTCATTACGAGGGCCATAAGCATTGCATTTCAGCCAAGACACTTAAGTATTGATTCAACCATTTATTGCAATGGAAATTGTTTTTTTACTATGATTGTGTGGTTATATCTCAAAAGGAAATTCCCTCCCTTGAGCCAGCAGGCACAGCATGTTTACATTCAATAAAAAGGTATGGAGCATAAATCCTGTGGTAAACAGGAACAATACAGAAATAGACGGTTATAGGTTCTTCAACCCAAACCATACTACTAATGTGAAAGCGAATACGTCAATGACTACAAGACAGCAGACTTCCCAGGATATGTATCCTGCATACAGAATTTCGTACCATGCCCATATTCAATGTAGCTACATAGCACGAAACTTGACTGGATATCCTACAAAGTTACGTTTTTCATTCAGTTCAACCACCCCTTGTGTTGTTTCTGTGACAATGAGAGCATGGTAGGTTGGAgttttttcttttattttgCGTCAGTGGAATCCCTCTAGTGCGTCACCACGAGAGAAATCTTTTTGAGCTGCGTCTACACGACCCGATTGGCCATAGTCTGGAAATATCTCCGGCTCTGCCAGTGTGGATAACAGAACTGGGCGTGCCTATGACGAGACACACAATAAACTTACTCGTATAAGAGATCAGATCGCTATGGTCTAAAGGAACCAAAGCGTGTAGAAGACTTCCAGAACCAGCTCATCACCTGCTTGAAAGATCACATCTCCAGTTGTGCCTCAGACTACCTGCCCAAGCTCCTAGGGAAGATTCCAGAACTGCGGACACTGTGCACACAAGGCCTGCAGCGCATCTTCTACTTAAAACTGCAGGACctggtccctcctccctccatagtTGACAAAATATTTCTGGACACTTTGTCTTTCTGAGAGAAGACTGTGACACTGTGATGTATATATCTTAAGTGATTTAGAAAAAAGGTAGGATGGAAAACGACAAACAATAGCTCTCAAAATATAAATAATGAAGTTCTAACTCAAGCTGTCAGAAGAAACTATCAAGACATCCATGCATCTCACGTAAAAATCTGTTTTTAATCGATGTTGTATTACAACAGCACTCCAATCGTATGTCCTTGTTGCTGTCAATGTTGGACAAACTAAACAATAGATTAGTGTTCAAGGTATCAGCAAATACTTCTTAATATCTTCTCAATTGTACAGTATATCATCTACCGTAAGAACTGaaccaggggcgtcgttagaccctttttactggggcatgtgccccagtatgaatctgctgtgccccagtaaaatctaaagtttgagttttaaccatttattttatatgtcagtgcattcatttagattgataatcccccagaaaataaacgcagtatgcCAATCAActcttgtaaaagtgtttaaccgaaaacacaaacctatgcaggcagaattccatgtcagcgcgctcttctgagcttgccatagccactgcagcacgcacacagaggtacaggtgtcggactcggcacacaagtcagaattgaggtaggctgaGAAACTAtagatagtttctaaatgataggcctaccgatcatcttattttgactaaaacataaaaccaatattacatgaaactccaaaaaacagtatttgcgcacaaatgaatgcaaaaaaaatGCCTAGGactgcattgtgcgcagcaagcttgaaagaaaaaaaagtgataTGACGCTTCTGAACTGAACAAACCATGGACCGATTTGATGTACCGGTACACATGACAGCTACAAGTTTCTGATGGAAAAGAAGAAAGTAGGGAACATAAAactgaggagtcaggtggctgagcggtgagggagtcggactagtaatccgaaggtagccggttcgattcccggtcatgccaactgacgttgtgtccttgggcaaggcacttcaccctacttgcctcgggggaatgtccctgtacttactgtaagtcgctctggataagagcgtctgctaaatgactaaatgtaaatgtaaatgtaaaactgagCTTTGATATTTGATAGATATGCATATTATGAAACTCACAGACAGCTATGATAGCCTGATGAAGATGGTGACCTTATAGCCAAATAAAACCTAACCCAGTCTTGTCCAGCCAAAATAACTGGATAAAGTCACACAGTCAACTCAGATTACAGCAGGTATGTGAACAATGGAATGACAAGCTTTTCCAAGTCCTTCAATCATCCTTCTGAAAACATTTGAGCATTGTTTGTGGAACAAATCAGGTACCGTTTTTATCCTGTGAAAAATAATCAATATGCGGTCTTCAAAAGGACGTGTGAACAGGCTACTCCATGTATTTAGTATTTAGTAGTTACTGTGCCTTAGATCCATGCCTGGAACTTTCTGGCAACCTCCCAGTCAGACTAGGCATGTAGATGGTCTCAGGGATCAAAACGTGGACACATGAAGACATAAACCAGTGCCTGAAAATTGTAACACATTTTGTAATGAGTAACACAAATGACAAACAACCCCTTATTCTTGCACTGCAACATATATCCCCCCAGGTAACATCAACATATGCTGTGGG
This genomic window contains:
- the tamalin gene encoding general receptor for phosphoinositides 1-associated scaffold protein, with the protein product MTFRRLKKVNSNDPESGPSCQDSAEIYFASSKSDSCKTKDLPSNASDVYNYKTLAYSGGTLPRNFRRGGGLQKWKPLTQSEPEPQRKVVVLEKNEEETFGFEIQTYGLHHQDQNSVEMCTFVCKVHDDSPAQQAGLKVGDTIASVNKATVEGFRHKEIVQLIRACGNTIRLETVYSDSIRKAELEARLQYLKQTLHEKWDEYRSLMMQEQRLVHGIVMSDASVYESLESAGVYGSLGAPSPAAMRALRCTGSTSSSASHLSAATDATDDPLYQTCLYQGGEGHTDDAANNNTEEQKQKELPPQRRLIRPASELFTSAKTHLTRSASTRSYLRGPSSSSTSTGPGEKQGGFGALQRKPKQKSFRRRLLKFIPGLNRALEEEESKF